A single genomic interval of Salmo trutta chromosome 13, fSalTru1.1, whole genome shotgun sequence harbors:
- the LOC115205909 gene encoding U1 small nuclear ribonucleoprotein A, whose amino-acid sequence MAAPDMRLNHTIYINNLNEKIKKDELKKSLYAIFSQFGQILDILVARSLKMRGQAFVIFKEVNSASNALRSMQGFPFYDKPMRIGYAKGDSDIIAKMKGTYVERDRKKEKRAKVKGPEAAGAKKGVPGTPVVPMGPGVPTAMPGMPPMSGAPRMMQMPGQPPYMPPPGMMPPPGMGPGGMPPGAMPPGGMMPGQMPHAQVAENPPNHILFLTNLPEETNELMLSMLFNQFPGFKEVRLVPGRHDIAFVEFDNDVQAGAAREALQGFKITQTNAMKISFAKK is encoded by the exons ATGGCTGCTCCGGATATGCGTCTCAACCACACCATATACATCAACAACCTAAACGAGAAGATTAAAAAAGATG AACTGAAGAAGTCGTTGTACGCCATTTTCTCTCAGTTTGGTCAAATCCTAGACATTTTGGTTGCCCGCTCCCTGAAGATGAGGGGTCAGGCCTTCGTCATCTTCAAGGAGGTCAACAGCGCCTCCAATGCCCTGCGTTCCATGCAGGGGTTCCCATTCTATGACAAACCAATG CGTATTGGGTATGCCAAAGGGGATTCTGACATCATCGCTAAAATGAAGGGCACCTATGTGGAGCGTGACCGTAAGAAGGAGAAGAGGGCCAAGGTCAAGGGCCCAGAGGCTGCAGGGGCCAAGAAGGGTGTGCCAGGAACCCCTGTAGTACCTATGGGCCCTGGAGTTCCAACAGCCATGCCT GGAATGCCACCCATGAGCGGGGCTCCTCGTATGATGCAAATGCCAGGGCAGCCCCCTTACATGCCCCCGCCAGGCATGATGCCACCTCCTGGAATGGGCCCTGGGGGGATGCCCCCTGGTGCCATGCCTCCGGGTGGGATGATGCCAGGTCAAATGCCCCACGCCCAG GTTGCAGAAAACCCTCCCAACCACATCCTTTTCCTCACCAACCTCCCAGAGGAGACCAATGAGCTCATGCTGTCTATGCTCTTCAACCA GTTCCCTGGGTTCAAAGAGGTGCGTCTGGTACCTGGTCGCCACGACATCGCCTTTGTAGAGTTTGATAATGACGTGCAGGCTGGAGCGGCCAGGGAGGCACTACAGGGCTTCAAGATCACCCAGACCAACGCCATGAAGATCTCATTCGCCAAGAAATAA